The following are encoded in a window of Oncorhynchus keta strain PuntledgeMale-10-30-2019 chromosome 10, Oket_V2, whole genome shotgun sequence genomic DNA:
- the camk2n1 gene encoding calcium/calmodulin-dependent protein kinase II inhibitor 2-like, producing the protein MSEVLQDKMSHYGNEDDEGHLSFTCRLQDTNNFFSGSQGGKRPPKLGQIGRSKRVVEDENGVDEALKNGTEKTQTEA; encoded by the exons ATGTCGGAAGTACTACAAGACAAAATGAGTCATTATGGAAATGAGGATGACGAGGGACACCTTTCCTTCACCTGTCGCCTCCAAGACACCAACAACTTCTTCAGCGGCTCGCAGGGGGGGAAACGCCCACCCAAACTTGGACAGATAGGCAGAAGCAAACGAG TTGTCGAGGACGAGAACGGCGTTGACGAGGCGCTAAAAAACGGGACAGAGAAAACACAGACAGAGGCTTAA
- the LOC118389609 gene encoding trypsin-like, with product MNLLVVCLCYAVLELLAVNCQEVIQDRIVGGYAPAPNSIKYIVSLQTTKGQHFCGGSLVHKYWVLTAAHCNIGSDQMMIVAGDYSLSMFEGTEQYSKPHRIIPHPLYNKTTNNADIMLIKLRVPMVMGSYVSLAPLPRQGTGVMAGRVCRVSGWGYTSLGGGQIPSTLRTVKLPIVSSARCNSSESFNGNITSNMICAGYNAGGKDACKGDSGGPLVCEGRVYGVVSWGNGCGDAKFPGVYTAVSKFRRWVDRTIYSSYTRCLKY from the exons atgaACCTGCTAGTAGTCTGTCTGTGCTATGCAGTTTTGGAGCTCTTGGCAGTCAATT GTCAGGAGGTCATACAGGACCGTATAGTCGGAGGTTACGCTCCAGCACCCAATTCCATCAAATACATTGTGTCCTTACAGACCACCAAGGGACAGCACTTCTGTGGCGGATCGCTAGTGCACAAGTACTGGGTGCTTACGGCCGCTCACTGTAACATAGG GTCAGATCAGATGATGATTGTAGCAGGGGACTACTCTCTGAGTATGTTCGAGGGAACGGAGCAGTATTCCAAACCGCACAGAATTATCCCTCATCCGCTGTACAACAAGACCACCAACAATGCTGACATCATGCTCATCAAG CTGAGGGTTCCCATGGTGATGGGTAGCTATGTGTCCCTGGCACCCCTCCCTCGGCAGGGTACAGGGGTTATGGCGGGGCGGGTGTGTCGTGTGTCGGGGTGGGGGTACACCTCTCTGGGAGGGGGTCAGATCCCCTCCACCCTGCGGACTGTCAAGCTGCCCATCGTGTCATCGGCCAGGTGCAACAGCAGCGAGTCTTTCAATGGGAACATCACCTCCAACATGATCTGTGCCGGATACAATGCTGGGGGCAAGGACGCATGCAAG GGAGATTCCGGCGGGCCGCTGGTGTGCGAGGGGCGTGTCTACGGTGTGGTATCATGGGGAAACGGCTGCGGAGATGCCAAGTTTCCGGGCGTTTACACAGCGGTGTCCAAGTTCCGGCGGTGGGTCGACAGAACCATCTACAGCTCCTATACACGCTGTCTGAAGTATTAA